The Procambarus clarkii isolate CNS0578487 chromosome 37, FALCON_Pclarkii_2.0, whole genome shotgun sequence nucleotide sequence gatactaaacctcgttacTTTTCGAGgtaaaattaacaaggtttactaagttgcttgtgtgtggggggggggggttgtaacaaactagttgTTGTAGGAATGATCCAGAATGTTTGATCTACGCATGGGAGAACGAGAGGTGGAACCACGTGTAGGGACGGGAGCATCCCCTGGGGGGATTGGTGGTTGAAATAACTGGCGACTTTGTTCACAGTTTTGTATAATGATTATTCCAcattattcagtaatttagagaaattagttttCTTTCAAACTTTATAGTATTACTGTTTATAGTATCGAGAGGATCCTAATTGTCAGGataatgagttaagtcaccatcagtgacggtaCTAGCGGGACTAGTCTCAGCCGTGCAATCATTTGGGCGACCTGAGGTCACAAGGGTCACCAAACCgccatatttttggtattttctcaaaggtcaaatagccattttgttccTAGACCTTCCTATACAagcgactcaacttcagcacccacattcaacacataactaagaaagtctctaagacagttatgtatactctctaaaataagatattatgttcctaactctgccctcctctcactatattatgcactaatctacccctatcttaattatggtatctgtgcatgggggtctaccactgcaaaccaccttaagcctatCATCACCCAgccaaaatctgctatcagaataataactaactctgctttcagacaacactcagctcccttgtttaaatccctaaacttgctaaatattaactccctccactcattctcttgtgtcaactacatttacaaaaccctgttcttaaaagcaaaccatgctctgaaactctccctggtcagatgtaataggacccattatcaccacaccagaaataaatatctctttgatatccccagggtcaaacttaatctgtgtaaacactctatgcaaattaagggacctagtctatgaaactcactccctagtgaattgaaaagctgtcaaacatttgccttatttaaaagcaaaaccaaaaagtacctaatttcatctttttaGTTTCCTacgctgagctttaaatttgctctgtatctagtgttacccaatctcccaatttttatgtacttaacccaaacaaccttgacctagattcaggaagttctgtgtatttcttcgtaagtgggtttgctacgaaggttcctaagtgcgccctaagacaacccgttctcgcaaatttaataagtcaatattgacttattaaatatgtgcataggtgacatacttaacataatagtttcccttgaaaagcttcatagaaaacaccaaccttacctaacctacttagtatgttaaaataagcatcttatagcttcgtaattacaattgttacttaacctattataggtataggttaggtaataattgtaattacgaagcaataagatgcttatcttaacgtactaagtaggttaggtaaggtcggtgttttctatgaagcttttcaagggaaactattatgttaagtatgtcacctatgcacatatttaataagtcaatattgacttattaaatttgcgagaacgggttgcctaagaagatgcttaggtgcgattcaataaggtacccacttaggaagatatttagGTTTTGGGTCTTGTTCACTTACGTGCCgacagaggtcactactgtgtttcgtttggccaatcagagtgaCTGTTACATTTCTAACCTGACCAATCACGCTAATGCAATATCAGCTGTGTTATGTAAACATTGTGGTTTCTCGTGGTATTGTTGTCAGAAAAATCATCTGTTGCAAACtctacctactatcaagaagaagaaatgATCTGTGCATCCAGTCATGTGCCTGAAACAATCaaacactatctccttcactggTTTCGACAttgtagtgccagagtaaataaaacaaaaaaaaaaatagcgcaCTTAAAATAACCTTTACCATCGTGTATATTACTAGGTGACAGCTCGTTACATGAAAATTATCCAAtaatcaaagcactggctaaatatctccagtgaCCAACAAAGTGGCCACATTTGACCTGTGCCACATTCATAGTTGGCGCAACCAACAGGCAAACACAGAAGACAAGTGTCTGGCCGCAGCACCAAGGATTAGCTGACGCCAGCACAAAACCACCCCGTCCTACAGTGCGGCGTCTCCCTCTAACACGCCTCTGTTTATTCACTTTATCTACAGTACAAGACATCAAACACTTTTGAAACCTAGTCATTCTCAACATTAACGCGTCTCCCAACATTTGTACTCGTGTAGTCATCGAGAGAATAGACACTTCACGCAAactacacctactatcaagaaccaAAACAAACATACTACATCCTCTTAGTATTCATAAATAAATAAGACAAAGAAAATGACTGGGATAAAAAGGAAAGCAAACTTCAGTGAAGAGGAGCTGACAGTTCTCGTTGATGAGGTTAAGAAGAGAGAACGCATAATTTTTGGGAAGCTATCAAGACAAGTCACTACCCAAGATAAACACTGTGCCTGGAGCCAAGTAGCTGTTGCTGTAAGTGGTGTTGGTCTCTGCTCAAGACAACAAGCCGATGTTCGCAAGAAATTTCAGGATCTTAAATCTTCAGTCAAGAAAAATAATCAGGCACTATGAAATTTATTTAAATCTTTCTAATTATAATCTCTAAAATTAGTTTAAGaaattataatattttgtaataacaattgtaaataagaacaatattgaaacattaaaatgTAACAATTATTCATATCATTAATTTTGCTATGACTTGCATAGTATATAGTGTAATTTAATAACCAATCTACCTCATATAGTCAACTTATGTTTGGTGTAAATATTTACATGTTTTTTTGTATTAAAGAATGTTTATCAATTGCTAGGTTTAATTGTTGAGAGTTCAAAGTAGTGACAATATGAAAAAACACCAGaataagaaacatttttattggcaaaaAGATTAATGGCAAAGATATAATTATTTTATCACATCCCTAATATATGTTTCACCTCAAATTGGTCTAAGGACAACATATTGATGGCCTATATCATTGTTTTGTGTATatcatttaaacaaaattatattaAATTTTTCCCTTACATGTAAGGTATATTAAACACTGTACTGCATTGAAAGCAActttattttataattaaaataattcaATTTTAAGGCCAATGCTGTGTATACACAGCATTGGCTAACAAACACTGTTATTTTACAAACCAAAAATTTACCCAGCCACTTTATGTACCACATTTCTTAGTGTCTATGAATaaatatttattgatatatttttcaCACAAATTTTTGGTCTTTTGTCAGATGCATATATTTCTCCTCAGGTATCTGACTTTCCATATAAAGTATAGCAGCATAAATAATATTTCCAAATCAGCAGGTACATGTTTGTAACAGTTTGTTTGTATATTTATGTTTCACTTACATATACAGTATGTGCTATTGAATTTAATAGGTAAAAATTGATAGGATAACTTACAAATAAATCTATGAATCCAATtataaatgtttttgatttccgtTATTGATAAATTCTTGAGTTACTGTACTTGTATTTTTATACAAAAGTTCCATTATGTAGTGTTTTCAATTACATGTTTTACTTTGTTATATAAGTATGATTTGAAATAAAAATTTATGAGAAAAAATTCCTTACTACTTCCCTTCTTTGTGTGTGCCCATTTTCATGTGCTCCACCTTCAACATTTTCATTCATTATAAAGTCATCATcaatgatctcttcaagaggtatTCTTTGCTCAATGCAATAATTGTGCAAcaacatacatgcaactgaaatctTTGCACATTTATCTGGTTCATATTGAAGACTACCACCAGACCTGTGGAGACACCTAAACCGAGATTTTAACACGCCAAAAGTTTTCTCGATTACCACTCTTGTTCTTGCATGGCTAATGTTATACAGCTCTTCTGGAGGGTTTTCAGGGTTTGTGAAGGGTGTAAGTAAGTTGTGTTGCAAGGGATAGCCACTGTCACCTGCATAGATATTTAATTTATAAAATGTGCATACATCTTTAAAAATCACTCAATAATCCTAAACCCACACTGTCTTTCACACACTACTTGATTCTAGCATCTGAAGTGGTTGGTTACCTTCCTCTGTCATATGAATACCTCTTGCATTACATACATCATTCTCATTTAATGTTCAGAGGCATATAACTGACATGTCAAAACAACCAAAATGTAATCCACTTCCTTCCATATTTAACTTAATCATCCACTTGTAATCTCTGGTACACCCATGACACATGATGTATATAAACACCAGTTTAAACACATTTCTGCTGATTTCCATTCAAAattctcactctcattctccatATCAGGGCTAAAACACACTTTCATTTCTTTAATATAAAATCAACATGAATAAATTTCTTTATACTATTCATAATACAATAAGCTGTTACCATTCAATATTAAACAACTTTTATTTATAGACTGTACAGTGTATTTGTTGTGACTCGATAAATAACAAATAGGCAACCTACTGTACTATAAATGAAGgtcatatatataaaatgcataTCTTACCTAGCAAATAGGAAATGCCAAATTCTCCTGCTTCAAATCTGTCATGGAGTCTGCTGTTAGCCCATATGAAAGCATCATGAGTGCTTCCAGGGTATCTTGCACAGAAATCCATGATTACATTATCAGGATTTGACACAACTTGAATGTTCAAAGAATGATATTGTTTTCTATTTACATATATGTTTTCTTCAACTTTTGGAGCTTTAATGGGGACATGGGTACAATCGATTGCTCCAATTACATTGGGAAACCTACTGATATTATTAAATTTTAACTTAGTTTGTATAATTTCATTCATCTCTGTTGGCATTTTTATTTCTGCTAGTCCTTTTCTGTAGAGAGCTTCCGTCACTCCAGTTATTATTCTTGATACACTCGATTGACTGAGACCAGTTGAATCTCCAATAACACTTTGAAAACTTCCACTTGCATAAAATCTCAGAGCTACTAACAATGATGTATGGGCAGGAATGGCTTGACCTCTTCTAGTTATTCTTTCAATATCATCTTTAAGGTCTTCACAAAGTCTTAAGATCATATGACGTGGAAAACGATAGTACCTTAACAATTTTTTATCACTTACATCTAATGGATTTAGACGATCTTTAAAGACTCTTTCTCTCCTTAAAGCTAGCTCATTACGTATAGCAATAAGCAATAACATTTCAAATGTTTTTAACTGTTAAAATTGGTATTTTTTTGGATGCGTGTCCAGGAACACTATACAGTATTGGGTACCTAGGAAAAATAAAGCATATTGTAATACAGCCTGTaagatgaaatatatatatacacacacatactgtacatacatatttgggggtgtacagtgtggtgcCCATGATTGTCTATTTATCCTGCCACCTTTCTTCCATCAGCCCCTTGTCCCTATTCAGTCCCCAtccctctctttttttttaacaggCCATAATTAGAGGCCTAAGTATTCAATGACCAAAGTTTTTGTAgtttttaccctaacctaacatcatttgttcaGGATGTTtttcttttatgtctcacccacatttaatttcaaaataaaaccaaacaaaataaattaaaactgtatatgtatagctaaggtacacccttactgattactaggtgaacaggggcatttggtgatagtaaatgatcacatcaggcaggtctcatcaccttctctcatttttcatgttcaccagtgtttatttacttaataactactggtataatatcttgctattataaaactaattctactatcatcaaacacatattattTTTATACAAAAGTTCCATTATGTAGTGTTTTCAATTACATGTTTTACTTTGTTATATAAGTATGATTTGAAATAAAAATTTATGAGAAAAAATTCCTTACTACTTCCCTTCTTTGTGTGTGCCCATTTTCATGTGCTCCACCTTCAACATTTTCATTCATTATAAAGTCATCATcaatgatctcttcaagaggtatTCTTTGCTCAATGCAATAATTGTGCAAcaacatacatgcaactgaaatctTTGCACATTTATCTGGTTCATATTGAAGACTACCACCAGACCTGTGGAGACACCTAAACCGAGATTTTAACACGCCAAAAGTTTTCTCGATTACCACTCTTGTTCTTGCATGGCTAATGTTATACAGCTCTTCTGGAGGGTTTTCAGGGTTTGTGAAGGGTGTAAGTAAGTTGTGTTGCAAGGGATAGCCACTGTCACCTGCATAGATATTTAATTTATAAAATGTGCATACATCTTTAAAAATCACTCAATAATCCTAAACCCACACTGTCTTTCACACACTACTTGATTCTAGCATCTGAAGTGGTTGGTTACCTTCCTCTGTCATATGAATACCTCTTGCATTACATACATCATTCTCATTTAATGTTCAGAGGCATATAACTGACATGTCAAAACAACCAAAATGTAATCCACTTCCTTCCATATTTAACTTAATCATCCACTTGTAATCTCTGGTACACCCATGACACATGATGTATATAAACACCAGTTTAAACACATTTCTGCTGATTTCCATTCAAAattctcactctcattctccatATCAGGGCTAAAACACACTTTCATTTCTTTAATATAAAATCAACATGAATAAATTTCTTTATACTATTCATAATACAATAAGCTGTTACCATTCAATATTAAACAACTTTTATTTATAGACTGTACAGTGTATTTGTTGTGACTCGATAAATAACAAATAGGCAACCTACTGTACTATAAATGAAGgtcatatatataaaatgcataTCTTACCTAGCAAATAGGAAATGCCAAATTCTCCTGCTTCAAATCTGTCATGGAGTCTGCTGTTAGCCCATATGAAAGCATCATGAGTGCTTCCAGGGTATCTTGCACAGAAATCCATGATTACATTATCAGGATTTGACACAACTTGAATGTTCAAAGAATGATATTGTTTTCTATTTACATATATGTTTTCTTCAACTTTTGGAGCTTTAATGGGGACATGGGTACAATCGATTGCTCCAATTACATTGGGAAACCTACTGATATTATTAAATTTTAACTTAGTTTGTATAATTTCATTCATCTCTGTTGGCATTTTTATTTCTGCTAGTCCTTTTCTGTAGAgagccttcgtaagtaccttcctgaatccggccccttatcattgtgttcattgctgtcttcttttatgtgctagccatatgctgcattgtgactaccaatttttgtcaactacctttCAAGctatcattgcaatcaatctgagctacctatgtgcttcaatatacctacaattttctctcatcttttttttttcttgccttgtatctgttatcatttttcataaactttgcaagtatttacctacttaaaattttcttagattaaggacctgcccaaaacactgaAACTCTCTAGCAtgaaattgaaacaatatcatgttagagaggaattagaactgccttcagcgggtctagttcctgactcagcagtgctgactcatggcttcaccgacaagtcaggggatgaggatgaccctctgtcatcgctcgtcagtagtcaggtgcagtctcgccaccctatggtgacgatatcttgcgccatacagtaaagtaacttccttggttagtataattcagtattcattagattttcctgtagagccactagtacgctgtacgtactagtggctttacaagattgtaattaccatattatgtatcttcacaatcccaatgtaccttcttgtatataaataaataaataaataaataaataaataaataaataaataaataaataaataaataaataaataaataaataaataaataaataaacatgaattccaaacttttccagatattctaaaaaaagcgagagtaaccccagtccataaatgtggtgatctcactgatgtcaacttcagacctatatcaattctgccaacttgtcaaaaatatttgaaaaactaatctacaagcaggtttctcttatctagccaaacacaatatactaagctcttgtcaatatggcttcagacccagaaAGAGCACTAaaaatgcacttattagtatgattaacttaatacatgcagctcttgataaaaatgagttccctgttgggatatttgtggacctacgtaaggcttttgacactatgaaccaccaaaaccttcttaaattacatcattatggagtcagtggtcactccctgcaataccttcagttctaccttactgacaggctccagtatgtttctgtgaataattccatttctccgacaCTAGCTATAAACatcagtgttccacagggcagcatacttggccctctcctctttctcatctacattaatgaccttccaaattcctctcaacacctcaaaccaatcttatttgctgatgatgcaacttTCAtcatctccagtcctgaccctcttgctctaaatggcaCTGTGAATACTAAACTaagtaaagtccatctttggctatcttcttgaggttatcttgagatgatttcggggctttttagtgtcccgcggcccggtcctcgaccaggcctccacccccaggaagcagcccgtgacagctgactaacacccaggtacctattttactgctaggtaaaaggggcatagggtgaaagaaactctgcccattgtttctcgccggcgcctgggatcgaacccaggaccacaggatcacaagtccagcgtgctgtccgctcggccgaccggctccccaacttTGTTAGcagttggctaactgctaacaaactcacccttaacattaacaaaactttctatatattGTTTGGTAATAGATCctcaaattaaattaatttaagaataaacaatatacaaatcagtagtaaaattgatggtaaattccttggtgtcctcatcgttaacaagctgaatttcctggGACATGttttaaatatagcaaaaaaagtttctaaaactcttgacattctttctaagatcatatATTATGTtccttgccctgccctggtgacgctctattactttctcatctatccttatctcaattatggtatttgtgcttggggttctactacccaaaatcatttacgtccgctaattacccaacacaaagctgctattagaacaatatctaactctggccccagacagcactcggtacccttactcaaatctctgactatgttagatattaagtcactgcacatcctctcttgtgtactctatatatttaaaactctgaattgtaatgtcaatcctgaccttcaacgcttcctagaatgttgtaacagaactcatgtgtatcacaccagaaacaaatacctatatgatattccaagagttagacttaatcaaactaggaatgctctacaaatcaaggtacccagaatgtggaatgaccttcccaattatgttgggaaggtcattgattgtacctctctcaaccagtttaagatgaaaactaagtactacctaattaactcaatgtaacctattacagtattattattattattatcattattattaagaAGACATCTGAAAGAATAATTAAGAATAGCAATAAGTTGccaggaaatagcaattaaaaaggaaAATTGTGAAGGAATAATTAAACTaataggaaaaagcattcagcacaatt carries:
- the LOC123751517 gene encoding putative nuclease HARBI1 yields the protein MPTEMNEIIQTKLKFNNISRFPNVIGAIDCTHVPIKAPKVEENIYVNRKQYHSLNIQVVSNPDNVIMDFCARYPGSTHDAFIWANSRLHDRFEAGEFGISYLLGDSGYPLQHNLLTPFTNPENPPEELYNISHARTRVVIEKTFGVLKSRFRCLHRSGGSLQYEPDKCAKISVACMLLHNYCIEQRIPLEEIIDDDFIMNENVEGGAHENGHTQRREVVRNFFS
- the LOC123765812 gene encoding putative nuclease HARBI1 — protein: MLLLIAIRNELALRRERVFKDRLNPLDVSDKKLLRYYRFPRHMILRLCEDLKDDIERITRRGQAIPAHTSLLVALRFYASGSFQSVIGDSTGLSQSSVSRIITGVTEALYRKGLAEIKMPTEMNEIIQTKLKFNNISRFPNVIGAIDCTHVPIKAPKVEENIYVNRKQYHSLNIQVVSNPDNVIMDFCARYPGSTHDAFIWANSRLHDRFEAGEFGISYLLGDSGYPLQHNLLTPFTNPENPPEELYNISHARTRVVIEKTFGVLKSRFRCLHRSGGSLQYEPDKCAKISVACMLLHNYCIEQRIPLEEIIDDDFIMNENVEGGAHENGHTQRREVVRNFFS